One Meles meles chromosome 13, mMelMel3.1 paternal haplotype, whole genome shotgun sequence DNA segment encodes these proteins:
- the DEPP1 gene encoding protein DEPP1 — protein sequence MRSRLLLPVAHLPTIQETLEEMLPGASGQDPPASPSLDDYVKSICQLAQPTSVLDVATARAQPGRTPRPARAFKKSPPTESLQDITTRFSGQQPALPGDGPADPLDWLFGESQEKRSSRRDQPRRTGSSADSWGPHRQMDCGKARGTPRGRPWDARVQGHSLARPSRDWHQGSWASRQLCTDATSPPAPRPSSTLRTLYLHLPVIHEL from the coding sequence ATGAGGTCCCGGCTCCTGCTTCCCGTGGCCCACCTGCCCACGATCCAGGAGACGCTGGAGGAGATGCTGCCTGGGGCGTCCGGGCAGGACCCCCCGGCCTCCCCCAGCCTGGATGACTACGTGAAGTCTATCTGTCAGCTGGCTCAGCCCACTTCAGTGCTGGATGTGGCCACAGCCAGGGCCCAACCTGGTAGAACCCCCCGGCCAGCCCGGGCCTTCAAGAAGAGCCCTCCTACTGAGTCCCTACAGGACATTACTACCCGCTTCAGTGGTCAGCAGCCGGCACTGCCTGGGGACGGCCCCGCTGACCCCCTGGACTGGCTCTTCGGGGAGTCCCAGGAAAAGAGGTCAAGTAGGAGGGACCAGCCAAGGAGGACTGGCTCCTCTGCTGACTCCTGGGGTCCACACAGACAGATGGACTGTGGCAAGGCACGAGGGACCCCCAGAGGGAGACCCTGGGATGCCAGGGTGCAGGGACACTCTCTGGCAAGACCCTCAAGGGACTGGCACCAGGGCTCCTGGGCTTCCAGGCAACTCTGTACGGATGCGacctccccccctgccccccgccccagcagcaCCCTCAGAACTCTCTATTTGCACCTCCCAGTGATCCATGAACTCTAA